The DNA segment TACCATGCAAAAGTATTTGAAGTTCTTTCTCCATACTTTGAAGGTGAAGAGTTAGAATGGTTAAAAGAAGCTACTCGCGCAGTCTAGTCGAATAGTAATTTATAAAGGAGGTTTCAAGATTTCTTGGAATCTCCTACTAATATATTGAAAAAAGTGTTATAATAGAATCGTAACTAAAATTTATTTAGTTTAACAAGTAGAAAGTGTTTCAATCTTAATGAAATTTATAAATAAAGGAGATTGTCTATGGATTTAAATACACAATTAAAAAATTATGCGAAACTTATTGCAAAAGTAGGTCTTAATGTTCAAAAAGATCAACCTGTTTTAGTAAGAGCTAGTACAGAAACTCGTGATTTTGTGGCAAAAATAGTGGAAGCTTGTTATGATCTTGGTGCGAAAAAGGTAGAGATAGAGTGGCGCGATCAAGAACTTACTAAATTACATCTTAAATATCAAAGTGAAGACACTTTAAGTAGTGTAGGTCAATGGTATATTGATAGATATCAAGAGAGTTTAGAAGAAGGAACAGCATATCTTTCTGTTATTGGAGATGATCCAGATGGATTAGCAGGAGCTGATAGTTCGAAACTGAAAGCATCAATGATAGGTCGCTCAAAGGCATTGCGTAATTATATGAAAGCAATTATGAGTGATGAGTGTCCATGGTGCGTTGTTAGTGCTTCTACTGTTGGATGGGCAAAACGTTTATTCCCAGAACTTACTGATGAAGAAGCGTATTTAAAACTTTGGGATCAAATTTTAAGTGCATGTCGTGCTAAAGGAGAAGATCCGGTAGCAGACTGGGAAGAACATATTAGTATTTTAGATGAGAAAGCTAAATTTTTACATGAAAATGAACTTGTAAAACTACATATTACAAATGAATTAGGAACAGATCTTTATGTAGGGCTTCCTAAAGGACATATTTGGCAAAGTGCAGGAAGTTATGCAAAAAAAGCTGACCGCTTTGTAGCTAATATCCCAACTGAAGAAGTATTTACTATGCCGCATAAAGAGCAAACTAGTGGTATTGTTTATAATGCTAAACCTTTAAATTACAGTGGTGTTTTAATAGATAACTTCTGGTTGAAATTTGAAGAAGGGAAAGTAGTAGACTTTGGAGCAGAACGTGGATATGATGTTCTTAAAAATCTATTAGATACAGACGAAGGTTCAAGAAAAATTGGAGAAATGGCACTAGTTCCATTTGATTCTCCAATTTCAAATACAGGGATTTTATTCTTGGAAACTTTATTTGATGAAAATGCAGCTTGCCATATCGCTTTAGGGAAAGCTTATCCTACTTGCGTGAAAGGTGGTCCTGAAATGAGTGACGAAGAACTTTCTGCTGTAGGTGCTAATGATAGTTTGATTCATGTTGACTTTATGATTGGAGAAGCTACAACAAATATTGTAGGAATAACAGCTGATGGAAAAGAAGTGGCTATCTTTAAAGATGGTAACTGGGCATAAGCATAAAAGAAGGTGGGAGCGAGAGACTCTTGCCTTTTATTCTTTGTAATTAGATTACAAAAAATAGAAATTATAAATATTTGCGAAAAACAAATAAATATGTGATAATAAATAATACTAATATGTAGGGGTGATTAAATGCGTTTGGATAAATTTTTAAAAGTATCGAGAATAATAAAAAGAAGGACGATTGCCAATGAAATTTCTTCAGAAGGGCATATAGCTATTAACGGAAAAAAGGCTAAGCCATCCAGTCCGTTAAAAGTAGGCGATCAGATTACTATTTATTTCGCAAAAAAAGAAGTTGTCTATGAAGTATTAGAATTAAAAGATAGTACAAAAAAAGAAGATGCAACTAAAATGTTTAAGGTGCTATCAGAAAAGGTGAGAGTAGAGTAATATGGCTACGCAAAACAATCAATTTCGAAAAGATGTTCTAAAAGCTAAGGCTAAGTACAGAAAGCGTCGAAAACTTCTTATTTTATCGGTTATGAGTATGGTTTTGGCAGTTACTTTGATTCAAACATATATGTATATTCGTGAGAAAAAGCAAATAAGTAATCAGCTTACAGAACAAAATAATACTATAGCGAAATTAGACAAAGAGAATAAAGTTAATGAATTAGTAATAGATAAATTGAAAGACCCCTATTTTATTTCTGATTTAGTAAGACAAGAATATGGACTTAGCTATAAAGGAGAAATAATATTCAATCTACCCTTACAAGAAAGTTTTTTACAGACAACAATAAAATCTATTATGGATGGCAATCTTCAAAAGGTTGAAGATAATCATGGAAGGATAGATGATAGTAAAATTCCTGAATTGTCAAAGGAAGATAAGGATAAAAAGACTTCTTCTGGGAAAGATAATAAATCTAAAAATAAAGATACTGATAATAAAGATGAAAAGAATACTTCTGAGCAAAATACAACAAGACAAACGACAAATCCAAATCCAAATAATCAAAGAGGTAATAGAGGTTAAGTTTCTATAACCTCTTTTTTATTTGAAAATAATACAGTATAACGTAACCTTGTATAATAGAAACAAATATTTGAGAAAAAGAGGTTAAAGTGCTAAAATATAGTTAATAAAATTAAATTCGGAGGAAATTATGAATAAATATGAAGGGGATGCATTGCATACCGATTTATACCAAATTAATATGGGGTATGCCTACTTTAAAGATGGAGTGCATGAAAGAAAAGCTTATTTTGATGTTTACTTTAGAAAAATACCTTTCGGTGGCGGATATGCAGTTTTTGCTGGTCTTGAAAAAGTAGTTGAATATTTAAATTCATTTGAATTTACTGACGGTGACATTGAATATTTAGCCGGATTAGGGTATGAAGACTCTTACTTGCAATACTTAAAACAGATGAAGTTTACCGGTAGTATTCGTTCAGTACGAGAAGGTGAGATTGTTTTTGGCAATGAACCATTGATTCGTGTTGAAGCACCGTTGATTCAGGCTCAAATAATAGAAACAGCGATTTTAAATATAGTTAATTATCAAATATTGATTGCGACAAAAGCTGCAAGAATAAAACATTTATGTCCTAATGAACCTTGTATGGAGTTTGGAACACGTCGCGCGCATGAATTTGATGCTGCGGTATGGGGAGCGCGTGCAGCTATTATAGGTGGATTTGATTCAACAAGTAATGTGAAAGCTGCGAAATTATTTGGAATTCCATGTAGCGGAACTCATGCCCATTCTTTTGTTCAAGCCTATGAAGATGAAAAAGTGGCATTTAAAAAGTATGCAGCAGCGCATAAAGATTGCTATTTCTTAGTTGATACTTACGATACTTTGCGTTCAGGGATACCAACTGCAATAGAAGTAGCTGATGAATTGAAAGATAAAATTAATTTCCTTGGTATTCGTTTAGATTCTGGAGATATAGCTTATTTGTCAAAAGAAGCAAGAAAGATGCTTGATGCGGCAGGATACCCTAATGCTAAAGTGGTAGCGTCTAATGATTTAGATGAAGCTACAATTACTCATTTAAAACAAGAAGGTGCTAGAATAGATGCTTGGGGAATAGGGACTAAGCTGATTACAGCTTATGATAATCCTGCGCTAGGTGCGGTATACAAATTAGCTTGTTTGGAAGACGAGAATGGTAATATGGTAGATAGATTAAAAGTGTCAGAAAACCCTGGTAAATTGACTATTCCTGGTATTAAAAGAGTATATAGAATAATAAATAAAGAAAATGGTATGGCAGCAGGGGATTATATCGCATTAGAATCTGAAGATGTTAGTAAGGAGAAAAGTATAAAACTATTCCACCCTACTCATACATATTTAGAAAAAGAAGTTGAGAATTTTGAAGCGAGAGACTTGCATGTTGATGTTTTCAAAGATGGTCGACAAGTCTATGCTATCCCTAGTGTTCAAGAAAGCGCACAATACTTCAAAGAAAATAAAAAAACATTATGGAATGAATATTTGAGACTATTAAATCCGGAATTTTATCCTGTGGATTTAAGTACGAAATGTTGGGAAAATAGAAATAATATTTTACGAAAAGTAACTAAAAAACAAAATTAGTAGGTGGAATTATGAGTTTGCAACAGGAAATTATCGCCAGATTAAGATGTAAACCGGAGATAAATGTAGATGAAGAAATACGTTTAACTATAAACTTTTTAAAAGACTACATTAAAAAGAATAGTTTTGTGAAAAGTTTAGTATTAGGTATTTCTGGAGGGCAAGACTCTACGTTATGTGGAAAACTTTGTCAGATGGCGATGACAGAACTTAGAGAAGAAACAGGTGAAGATTATAAGTTTATAGCTGTTCGTTTGCCTTATGGAACGCAATTTGATGAAGATGACTGTAATGATGCGTTGAAATTTATTGGACCTGATAAGGTGTATACTGTAAATATAAAAAAAGCTGTAGATGCTAGTGTTGAATCTCTAAAAGACGCAGGTGTGATAATAACAGACTTCGCCAAAGGCAATGAAAAAGCTAGAGAAAGAATGAAAGTTCAATATTCTATAGCAACCATGAATAGTGGAATTGTTGTCGGTACAGATCATGCAGCAGAAGCTATAACGGGTTTTTATACTAAATATGGCGATGGTGGAGCAGATATTATGCCGTTGTATAGATTAAATAAGCGTCAAGGAAAAGCATTGCTGAAAAAATTAGGATGTCCAGAACATCTATATCTTAAAAAACCAACTGCAGATTTAGAAGAAGAAAGACCAGCTCTAGAAGACGAGGTAGCGCTAGGGGTAAGCTATGATAATTTAGATGATTATTTAGAGGGGAAAAAAGTCCCAGAAGAAATAGCGAAAATAATAGAAGGTCATTATCTAAAATCAGAACACAAACGAAATATGCCTGTTACAGTATTTGATTTCTACAATATATAGAAGAAAAAAATAATAATATTATAAAATTGCTGGATAAAAGATACTTGTTCAGCAATTTTGTTTTCTGCTAAGCTAAATATTTCTATATAAGGTTTCGAAGAAAACGAACAATTACAAAATTTAAAAAGGTGAATGTTAATAAAATAAGAAAAGCTATTGACAAAAAAGAAAAGAGATGATAAAATAATAACCATCTTCTACTTTAACAGAACAACTTAAAATTATATTTAGTGGTAAGGTTAAGAAGTTGAAAAACCACCTTGACAAAGGGGAAAGTAGATGATAGAATAGGAAAAGTCTTGAAGAAAGACGAAGTCATTTTAAAATAAGTTAAAAAAAGTTTGAAAAAACTATTGACAAAAAAAAATAAAAATGATAAGATATAAAAGTTGCTAACGCAACAAACTTGAACATTGAAAACTAAACGAATTAAGTCAACGTTAATTCCAAAAAGGACAGTTTTGAAAAGAAACTATAAAACTTTTTAAAGAGCTAATCAAGCTAAACAATTATTTGGAGAGTTTGATCCTGGCTCAGGACGAACGCTGGCGGCGTGCCTAATACATGCAAGTCGAGCGAAGTTTTTCTGGTGCTTGCACTAGAAAAACTTAGCGGCGAACGGGTGAGTAACACGTAAAGAACCTGCCTCATAGACTGGGACAACTATTGGAAACGATAGCTAATACCGGATAACAGTATTTCTCGCATGAGAGATATTTAAAAGTTGGTTATGCTAACACTATGAGATGGCTTTGCGGTGCATTAGCTAGTTGGTGGGGTAAAGGCCCACCAAGGCGACGATGCATAGCCGACCTGAGAGGGTGATCGGCCACACTGGGACTGAGACACGGCCCAGACTCCTACGGGAGGCAGCAGTAGGGAATCTTCCGCAATGGGCGAAAGCCTGACGGAGCAACGCCGCGTGAGTGAAGAAGGATTTCGGTTCGTAAAGCTCTGTTGTTAGGGAAGAATGGATATGTAGTAACTATACATGTAAGAGACGGTACCTAACCAGAAAGCCACGGCTAACTACGTGCCAGCAGCCGCGGTAATACGTAGGTGGCAAGCGTTGTCCGGAATTATTGGGCGTAAAGCGCGCGCAGGTGGTTTAATAAGTCTGATGTGAAAGCCCACGGCTCAACCGTGGAGGGTCATTGGAAACTGTTAAACTTGAGTGCAGGAGAGAAAAGTGGAATTCCTAGTGTAGCGGTGAAATGCGTAGAGATTAGGAGGAACACCAGTGGCGAAGGCGGCTTTTTGGCCTGTAACTGACACTGAGGCGCGAAAGCGTGGGGAGCAAACAGGATTAGATACCCTGGTAGTCCACGCCGTAAACGATGAGTGCTAAGTGTTGGTCTCATAAGAGATCAGTGCTGCAGCTAACGCATTAAGCACTCCGCCTGGGGAGTACGACCGCAAGGTTGAAACTCAAAGGAATTGACGGGGACCCGCACAAGCGGTGGAGCATGTGGTTTAATTCGAAGCAACGCGAAGAACCTTACCAAGTCTTGACATACTGTGAGGACACAAGAGATTGTGTTGTTCTGACCTTTGGTTAGACACAGATACAGGTGGTGCATGGTTGTCGTCAGCTCGTGTCGTGAGATGTTGGGTTAAGTCCCGCAACGAGCGCAACCCTTATATCTAGTTGCCAGCAGTAAGATGGGGACTCTAGATAGACTGCCAGTGATAAACTGGAGGAAGGTGGGGATGACGTCAAATCATCATGCCCCTTATGACTTGGGCTACACACGTGCTACAATGGATAGGAACAAAGAGAAGCGAGCTCGCGAGAGTCAGCCAACCTCATAAAACTATTCTCAGTTCGGATTGTAGTCTGCAACTCGACTACATGAAGCTGGAATCGCTAGTAATCGCGAATCAGAATGTCGCGGTGAATACGTTCCCGGGTCTTGTACACACCGCCCGTCACACCACGAGAGTTTGTAACACCCGAAGACGGTGGCCTAACCTTTAAGGAGGGAGCCGGTCACGGTGGGACAGATGATTGGGGTGAAGTCGTAACAAGGTAGCCGTATCGGAAGGTGCGGCTGGATCACCTCCTTTCTAAGGATAAGGAATACGTTGGCAATTCGTTTAGTTTTGAGTGTTCAAGGAATACTCAAGCACAATGAAAACTGAATATATATATTAGATCAAAGATAATTTTCTATAAGTAAAGAAACAGATTTACAAAACCGAGAAAAAAGTAAGTAAGTTGAAAAACTTATTCACAAGAGTTCAAGGAAGAAGAACGAAGCGTAAAAGCTACACACGATTAAGTAGTAAAGGGCGCACGGAGGATGCCTTGGCACTAGGAGCCGAAGAAGGACGTGACAAACGACGAAACGCTACGGGGAGCTGTAAGTAAGCAAAGATCCGTAGATATCCGAATGGGGGAACCCACCGCTTTTAAAAGGGCGGTACGCGAAAGCGAGGTAACGCAGGGAACTGAAACATCTAAGTACCTGCAGGAAGAGAAAGAAAAATCGATTTCCTAAGTAGCGGCGAGCGAAAGGGAAAGAGCCCAAACCAATGTGCATGCATATTGGGGTTGTAGGACTCTCAACAAAGCGTATGACGAAGTATAGTAGAACAATTTGGAAAGATAGACCATAGAAGGTAAAAGTCCTGTATACGAAATGCTAAGTTGGCGTGAGAGAGCACCTGAGTACGGCGGAACACGAGGAATTCCGTCGGAATCTACCAGGACCATCTGGTAAGGCTAAATACTACCTAGTGACCGATAGTGAACCAGTACCGTGAGGGAAAGGTGAAAAGAACCCCGGGAGGGGAGTGAAAGAGAACCTGAAACCGTGTGCTTACAAGTAGTCAGAGCCCTTTAGGGGGTGATGGCGTGCCTTTTGTAGAATGAACCGGCGAGTTACTTTATCATGCGAGGTTAAGTGGAAGACATGGAGCCGAAGCGAAAGCGAGTCTTAATAGGGCGAAATAGTATGATGGAGTAGACCCGAAACCAAGTGATCTACCCATGGCCAGGTTGAAGTTTAGGTAACACTGAATGGAGGACCGAACCAGGACACGTTGAAAAGTGTTTGGATGAGCTGTGGGTAGCGGAGAAATTCCAATCGAACTTGGAAATAGCTGGTTCTCTCCGAAATAGCTTTAGGGCTAGCCTCGTTGTGAGTTTACTGGAGGTAGAGCACTGTTTGGACTAGGGGCCCATCCCGGGTTACCGAATTCAGACAAACTCCGAATGCCAGATAAATATCAACGGGAGTCAGACTGCGGGTGATAAGGTTCGTAGTCGAAAGGGAAACAGCCCAGACCGCCAGCTAAGGTCCCAAATTGTATGTTAAGTGGAAAAGGATGTGATGATGCACAGACAACCAGGATGTTGGCTTAGAAGCAGCCACCATTTAAAGAGTGCGTAATAGCTCACTGGTCGAGTGACATCGCGCCGAAAATGTACCGGGGCTAAACATACAACCGAAGCTGCGGATATAACTAATGTTATATGGTAGGAGAGCGTTCTAACATCATAGAAGCTGAGCTGGAAGGCGAGGTGGAGAGGTTAGAAGTGAGAATGCCGGTGTGAGTAGCGAAAGATAGGTGAGAATCCTATCCACCGAAAGACTAAGGTTTCCAGAGGAAGGCTCGTCCGCTCTGGGTAAGTCGGGACCTAAGGTGAAGCCGATAGGTGAAGCCGATGGACAACAGGTAGAAATTCCTGTACCACCAAATATCGATTGAGAGAAGTGGGGACAGAGGAGGCTAATTGATCGTCCTGATGGAATAGGACGTCTAAGCACAAAGGTTGAGTAGTAGGCAAATCCGCTGCTCATAAGACTGAAGTGTGATGGGGAGCGAAATTAAAGTAGCGAAGTCAATGAAGCCAAACTCTCAAGAAAAGCCGCTATCGAGATAAGAGGTGCCCGTACCGCAAACCGAC comes from the Gemella morbillorum genome and includes:
- a CDS encoding aminopeptidase — translated: MDLNTQLKNYAKLIAKVGLNVQKDQPVLVRASTETRDFVAKIVEACYDLGAKKVEIEWRDQELTKLHLKYQSEDTLSSVGQWYIDRYQESLEEGTAYLSVIGDDPDGLAGADSSKLKASMIGRSKALRNYMKAIMSDECPWCVVSASTVGWAKRLFPELTDEEAYLKLWDQILSACRAKGEDPVADWEEHISILDEKAKFLHENELVKLHITNELGTDLYVGLPKGHIWQSAGSYAKKADRFVANIPTEEVFTMPHKEQTSGIVYNAKPLNYSGVLIDNFWLKFEEGKVVDFGAERGYDVLKNLLDTDEGSRKIGEMALVPFDSPISNTGILFLETLFDENAACHIALGKAYPTCVKGGPEMSDEELSAVGANDSLIHVDFMIGEATTNIVGITADGKEVAIFKDGNWA
- a CDS encoding RNA-binding S4 domain-containing protein; its protein translation is MRLDKFLKVSRIIKRRTIANEISSEGHIAINGKKAKPSSPLKVGDQITIYFAKKEVVYEVLELKDSTKKEDATKMFKVLSEKVRVE
- a CDS encoding FtsB family cell division protein, coding for MATQNNQFRKDVLKAKAKYRKRRKLLILSVMSMVLAVTLIQTYMYIREKKQISNQLTEQNNTIAKLDKENKVNELVIDKLKDPYFISDLVRQEYGLSYKGEIIFNLPLQESFLQTTIKSIMDGNLQKVEDNHGRIDDSKIPELSKEDKDKKTSSGKDNKSKNKDTDNKDEKNTSEQNTTRQTTNPNPNNQRGNRG
- a CDS encoding nicotinate phosphoribosyltransferase, translated to MNKYEGDALHTDLYQINMGYAYFKDGVHERKAYFDVYFRKIPFGGGYAVFAGLEKVVEYLNSFEFTDGDIEYLAGLGYEDSYLQYLKQMKFTGSIRSVREGEIVFGNEPLIRVEAPLIQAQIIETAILNIVNYQILIATKAARIKHLCPNEPCMEFGTRRAHEFDAAVWGARAAIIGGFDSTSNVKAAKLFGIPCSGTHAHSFVQAYEDEKVAFKKYAAAHKDCYFLVDTYDTLRSGIPTAIEVADELKDKINFLGIRLDSGDIAYLSKEARKMLDAAGYPNAKVVASNDLDEATITHLKQEGARIDAWGIGTKLITAYDNPALGAVYKLACLEDENGNMVDRLKVSENPGKLTIPGIKRVYRIINKENGMAAGDYIALESEDVSKEKSIKLFHPTHTYLEKEVENFEARDLHVDVFKDGRQVYAIPSVQESAQYFKENKKTLWNEYLRLLNPEFYPVDLSTKCWENRNNILRKVTKKQN
- the nadE gene encoding ammonia-dependent NAD(+) synthetase; the encoded protein is MSLQQEIIARLRCKPEINVDEEIRLTINFLKDYIKKNSFVKSLVLGISGGQDSTLCGKLCQMAMTELREETGEDYKFIAVRLPYGTQFDEDDCNDALKFIGPDKVYTVNIKKAVDASVESLKDAGVIITDFAKGNEKARERMKVQYSIATMNSGIVVGTDHAAEAITGFYTKYGDGGADIMPLYRLNKRQGKALLKKLGCPEHLYLKKPTADLEEERPALEDEVALGVSYDNLDDYLEGKKVPEEIAKIIEGHYLKSEHKRNMPVTVFDFYNI